Sequence from the Pontibacter pudoricolor genome:
TTTTTACACTTTCCATTCTCAGCGTGCTTGCCACAGGTGCCAACGCCCAGGAAAATTCTGAGGCTGAACAAGTGACGGGGGTAATGCAGGAAGAAGGCACAAAGCCTGTGGTTGCAAAATACGACAGCACCTATCGCCCGGCTACGTACCAGGTGCAGGTTGATTATTTCCGGAAGTATAAAAACTCGAAAAAGGATATCATCTTTTTAGGCAACAGCCTGACGGCACACATAGACTGGAGCGAACTGCTGGATAATAAAAATGTGCGTAACCGCGGCATTTCCAGCGACATTACATTTGGTGTATTGGAGCGCCTGGACGAAGTAATTGAAGGAAAACCTGCCAAAGTGTTTTTGTTAATAGGGATAAATGATATTTCGCGCAACGTGCCGGAAGACGTGATACTGGCCAACTATAGAAAGATCGTGC
This genomic interval carries:
- a CDS encoding GDSL-type esterase/lipase family protein — its product is MKLTTKLFFFTLSILSVLATGANAQENSEAEQVTGVMQEEGTKPVVAKYDSTYRPATYQVQVDYFRKYKNSKKDIIFLGNSLTAHIDWSELLDNKNVRNRGISSDITFGVLERLDEVIEGKPAKVFLLIGINDISRNVPEDVILANYRKIVRRIKTGSPKTKIYVQTLLPTNNSFDKFKKHYNKEAKTATVNNGIKQIAAEEKVTLIDLHPNFADAEGKLKLPYTHDGLHLTIEGYKVWAEILKKYL